A single window of Vigna unguiculata cultivar IT97K-499-35 chromosome 1, ASM411807v1, whole genome shotgun sequence DNA harbors:
- the LOC114182603 gene encoding two-component response regulator 24-like, whose product MKPKNSSSELKALVVDDDRVNRMTHEALLKKVGVENLASVENGKKAVDLYCNGESFDLILMDKDMPVMNGIEATKQLRSMGIGDMIVGVSSSSRGAENVQQFMEAGLDEYYTKPLTVDTLKAILRKIKS is encoded by the exons ATGAAACCTAAGAACTCAAGTTCCGAATTGAAAGCACTTGTTGTGGATGATGACAGAGTCAACCGAATGACTCATGAAGCGCTGTTGAAAAAAGTTGGGGTGGAAAATCTTGCTTCAGTGGAAAATGGGAAAAAAGCAGTGGACCTTTACTGCAATGGTGAAAGTTTTGACCTAATTCTGATGGATAAAGACATGCCTGTGATGAATGGAATTGAG GCAACAAAGCAACTTCGTTCCATGGGAATTGGTGACATGATTGTGGGTGTGTCATCATCATCACGTGGTGCAGAGAATGTACAGCAATTCATGGAAGCAGGACTGGATGAGTACTACACAAAACCCTTGACTGTTGATACGCTCAAAGCAATTCTTCGTAAGATCAAGTCATGA
- the LOC114173544 gene encoding two-component response regulator 24-like codes for MEDERKDKNEHATKSDNSRTQLKVLIVDDVKVVRMTHKMLLERVGIKDHIAVENGKEAVELHNNGQSFDLILMDKDMPVMNGIEATRTLRSMGISCKIIGVSSSTCNQKYVQEFVEAGLNGFYTKPLTVKMLGEILEKVKS; via the exons ATGGAAGATGAACGCAAAGACAAAAACGAACACGCAACAAAATCTGACAACTCACGGACCCAATTAAAAGTCCTTATTGTGGATGATGTTAAGGTTGTTCGAATGACTCACAAAATGCTGTTGGAGAGAGTTGGGATAAAAGATCACATTGCTGTTGAAAATGGCAAAGAAGCAGTTGAACTTCACAACAATGGTCAAAGTTTTGACCTGATTCTCATGGATAAGGACATGCCTGTCATGAATGGAATTGAG GCAACAAGGACACTTCGTTCTATGGGCATTAGTTGCAAGATCATTGGTGTGTCGTCATCAACCTGCAATCAGAAATATGTACAAGAATTCGTCGAAGCAGGGCTAAATGGCTTCTACACGAAACCCTTGACTGTTAAAATGCTTGGTGAAATTCTTGAAAAGGTTAAGTCATGA